A region from the Geobacillus vulcani PSS1 genome encodes:
- the ytrI gene encoding sporulation membrane protein YtrI, with translation MRIPPYYQFPSWQRFFAGAAIGALISWFVFLYVFGVLQEKQVRHVNELNEQIADLQNEIRIWQEDYIHYNKEMKKKLTVQDVSVHLANAEQYKLDSYTTFRIEDSVKEDLSHLITKDIETVYNSRELIERAIENKTYTIHEKRYRLELHTLTIFTLLAVEVKLTPLP, from the coding sequence ATGAGAATTCCTCCGTACTACCAATTCCCGTCATGGCAACGCTTTTTCGCCGGCGCGGCGATCGGAGCGCTCATCAGCTGGTTTGTCTTTTTGTATGTTTTCGGCGTCTTGCAGGAAAAACAAGTGCGGCACGTCAATGAGCTCAACGAACAGATCGCCGATTTGCAAAACGAAATTCGCATTTGGCAGGAAGACTATATTCATTACAACAAGGAAATGAAAAAAAAGCTGACCGTGCAGGACGTTTCCGTCCATCTCGCCAACGCCGAGCAATATAAACTTGATTCATACACGACGTTTCGCATTGAAGACAGCGTCAAAGAAGATTTGTCCCATTTGATTACGAAAGATATCGAAACGGTGTACAACAGCCGCGAACTGATTGAGCGGGCGATTGAAAACAAAACGTATACGATCCACGAGAAGCGATACCGGCTTGAACTCCACACACTCACGATCTTTACCTTGTTGGCCGTCGAAGTCAAGCTGACGCCGCTTCCATAG
- a CDS encoding DHH family phosphoesterase, whose amino-acid sequence MKPVHQQILDAIREFDTIIIHRHVRPDPDAYGSQGGLAALLRASFPKKRVYAVGTDDPSLSFLRQMDVIDDAVYEQALVIVCDTANEERICDSRYRLGRKLIKIDHHPNDTPYGDIMWVDTDASSTSEMIYELYLAGKDEGLTMTAEAARLIYAGIVGDTGRFLFPRTSEKTFRYAGELISYGFSLTELYDGLYRTSLPLARLSGYVLSNFTIEEGVAAVKMPRALLEEYGVTPLEASQLVSLLGNIDGIVAWVFFVEEEREIRVRFRSKGPIINVVAKRYGGGGHPLAAGASIASWEEADRVMEDVKEVCRAER is encoded by the coding sequence ATGAAACCGGTTCATCAACAAATTCTTGATGCGATTCGTGAATTTGACACGATCATCATCCACCGCCACGTGCGTCCGGATCCGGACGCGTACGGGTCGCAGGGCGGGTTGGCGGCGCTGCTGCGGGCGTCGTTTCCAAAAAAGCGGGTGTATGCGGTGGGGACGGACGACCCGTCGTTGTCATTTTTACGCCAAATGGATGTCATTGACGATGCGGTCTATGAGCAGGCGCTCGTCATCGTCTGTGACACAGCCAACGAGGAACGGATTTGCGACAGCCGCTATCGGCTCGGGCGAAAGCTCATTAAAATCGATCATCATCCGAACGACACGCCGTATGGCGACATCATGTGGGTCGACACCGACGCCAGTTCGACCAGCGAGATGATTTATGAGTTGTATTTGGCGGGGAAAGATGAAGGGCTGACGATGACCGCTGAGGCGGCGCGCCTCATTTACGCCGGCATTGTCGGCGATACGGGCCGCTTTTTATTTCCGCGCACGAGCGAAAAAACGTTCCGCTACGCTGGGGAGCTCATTTCGTACGGCTTTTCGCTGACGGAATTGTACGACGGATTGTATCGAACGAGCTTGCCGCTTGCCCGCTTAAGCGGCTATGTGCTGTCGAACTTTACGATCGAGGAAGGAGTGGCGGCCGTCAAAATGCCGCGGGCGCTGCTTGAGGAATATGGAGTCACCCCGCTTGAGGCGTCGCAGCTCGTCAGTTTGCTCGGCAATATTGACGGCATCGTCGCTTGGGTGTTTTTTGTAGAGGAAGAACGGGAAATCCGCGTCCGCTTCCGTTCCAAAGGCCCCATCATCAATGTCGTTGCCAAACGCTACGGCGGCGGCGGCCATCCGCTCGCAGCCGGCGCGTCCATTGCTTCTTGGGAGGAAGCGGATCGCGTGATGGAAGATGTAAAAGAAGTCTGCCGGGCTGAGCGGTGA
- a CDS encoding CBS domain-containing protein: MATKHEQILEYIHRLPIGEKISVRQIAKEMGVSEGTAYRAIKDAENKGYVSTIERVGTIRIEKKRKENIEKLTYAEVVNIVDGQVLGGREGLHKTLNRFVIGAMQLEAMMRYTGAGDLLIVGNRTKAHELALQAGAAVLITGGFDTADHVKKLADERQLPIISTSYDTFTVATMINRAIYDQLIKKEIVLVEDILIPLDKTAYLRVNDPVERWYALNKETRHSRFPVVDDELKVQGVVTAKDVLDVDRQLPIEKVMTKQPITVNGKTSVAFASHIMVWEGIELLPVVDDYNRLQGIISRQDVLKALQMAQRQPQVGETIDDLITAQFRESGDKETLFRCTITPQMTNYLGTLSYGVFTTIVTEAAARMLRAYKRGDLVMENITVYFIKPVQIDSTVDVRAKLLELGRKFGKVDVEVYNEGDLVGKAMMMCQLIDR, translated from the coding sequence TTGGCGACAAAACACGAGCAAATTTTGGAATATATCCACCGGCTGCCGATTGGTGAAAAAATTTCTGTCCGGCAAATTGCCAAGGAAATGGGCGTGAGCGAAGGAACGGCGTACCGGGCGATCAAGGATGCCGAGAACAAAGGGTATGTGAGCACGATTGAACGCGTCGGCACGATCCGGATTGAGAAGAAGCGGAAGGAAAACATTGAGAAGCTCACGTATGCCGAGGTCGTCAACATTGTGGACGGGCAGGTGCTTGGCGGACGTGAAGGGCTGCATAAGACGCTCAACCGCTTTGTCATCGGCGCCATGCAGCTTGAGGCGATGATGCGCTATACCGGTGCAGGGGATCTGTTGATCGTCGGCAACCGGACGAAGGCGCACGAGCTGGCGCTTCAAGCCGGGGCGGCGGTGCTCATCACGGGCGGGTTTGACACGGCCGACCACGTCAAAAAGCTCGCCGATGAGCGGCAGCTGCCGATCATTTCGACGAGCTATGACACGTTTACGGTCGCGACAATGATCAACCGGGCGATTTACGACCAGCTCATCAAAAAAGAAATTGTGTTGGTCGAGGATATTCTCATTCCGCTTGACAAGACAGCATACTTGCGCGTCAATGATCCGGTTGAGCGCTGGTACGCACTAAACAAGGAAACACGCCACAGCCGATTCCCGGTCGTCGATGATGAGTTGAAAGTGCAAGGGGTTGTGACGGCAAAAGACGTGCTGGATGTCGATCGGCAGCTGCCGATCGAAAAAGTGATGACGAAGCAGCCGATTACGGTGAACGGGAAAACATCCGTTGCGTTCGCTTCTCATATCATGGTATGGGAAGGAATTGAGCTTCTCCCGGTGGTGGATGACTATAACCGGCTGCAAGGAATCATCAGCCGTCAAGACGTGTTAAAAGCGCTGCAAATGGCGCAGCGCCAGCCGCAAGTCGGGGAGACGATCGATGATCTCATCACTGCTCAGTTTCGTGAGTCAGGCGACAAAGAAACGCTGTTCCGCTGCACGATCACGCCGCAGATGACGAACTATTTAGGGACGCTCTCGTACGGCGTGTTTACGACGATCGTCACCGAAGCGGCGGCGCGCATGCTTCGGGCGTACAAACGCGGCGATTTGGTGATGGAAAACATCACCGTCTACTTCATCAAACCGGTGCAAATCGACAGCACGGTCGACGTGCGGGCAAAGCTTTTAGAGCTCGGGCGCAAGTTCGGGAAAGTGGATGTCGAAGTGTATAACGAAGGCGATCTTGTCGGCAAAGCGATGATGATGTGCCAGCTGATCGACCGGTAA
- a CDS encoding YtrH family sporulation protein: protein MNEKAAFLPAFIQSYFIAVGVLLGGAIIGALGAFLSGGQPLTAMYRFAGDLRIWAVVAAIGGTFDTFYVVERGLFLGETKDIVRQFLLILSAMGGAQTGVAIITWLTQEHISP from the coding sequence ATGAACGAAAAAGCGGCTTTTTTGCCGGCGTTTATTCAAAGCTATTTTATCGCCGTCGGCGTGCTGCTTGGCGGCGCCATCATCGGCGCGCTCGGCGCGTTTTTGAGCGGCGGCCAGCCGTTGACGGCCATGTACCGATTTGCCGGCGATTTGCGCATTTGGGCGGTCGTCGCCGCCATCGGCGGGACGTTTGACACGTTTTACGTCGTTGAGCGAGGGCTGTTTTTAGGGGAAACGAAAGACATCGTGCGGCAATTTTTGCTCATTTTGTCCGCTATGGGCGGAGCACAGACGGGAGTGGCCATCATTACGTGGCTGACACAGGAGCACATTTCGCCATGA
- a CDS encoding FadR/GntR family transcriptional regulator: protein MMVEDNLAPGDKLPSERELAERLGVGRSSVREALRALEFLGLIETRRGEGRYMREVGSHQPIDLLAMFLLENERAKDDWAETKWLIERLLLVLACRRRSAADVNELKKIVRQKPIDFARFFETVAEAAGNVLLARIWWVLSGFAASFASEPPLDDAGYEQLLAALERQDPAEIAAVWEAQRPSPLSKQARHRLTNNDVHFR, encoded by the coding sequence ATGATGGTGGAAGACAACCTAGCCCCTGGCGACAAGCTGCCGTCGGAGCGCGAGCTGGCCGAACGGCTCGGCGTCGGGCGTTCATCAGTGCGCGAGGCGTTGCGGGCGCTTGAATTTCTCGGCTTGATTGAAACGCGGCGAGGCGAGGGGAGGTATATGCGTGAGGTCGGCAGCCACCAGCCGATCGACCTGTTGGCGATGTTTTTGTTGGAAAACGAACGGGCGAAGGACGATTGGGCGGAAACAAAATGGCTCATTGAGCGCCTGTTGCTTGTGCTTGCGTGCCGACGCCGGAGCGCAGCGGACGTAAACGAGTTAAAAAAAATCGTTCGTCAAAAACCGATTGATTTCGCGCGATTTTTCGAGACGGTGGCCGAAGCGGCTGGCAATGTTTTGCTCGCCCGCATTTGGTGGGTGCTGTCGGGGTTTGCTGCTTCGTTTGCGTCCGAGCCGCCCCTTGACGACGCCGGCTATGAACAGCTGCTCGCCGCGTTGGAAAGGCAAGATCCGGCGGAGATTGCCGCCGTCTGGGAGGCGCAGCGGCCTTCGCCGTTGTCGAAACAGGCCAGACATCGTTTGACAAACAATGATGTCCATTTTCGATAA
- a CDS encoding metal-dependent hydrolase has product MKISYHGHSVVRIETNGKTILIDPFITGNTTTDLNAADVKADVILLTHGHGDHVGDTVEIAKRNNALVVATFELATYLSWQGVETFGMNIGGAREFDFGTVKFTQAFHSSGFVTNDKQIIYLGMPTGILFTAEGKTIYHAGDTGLFSDMKLIGERHHIDVAFLPIGDSFTMGPEDAAVAAEWLGAKLVVPIHYNTFPPIAQDPERFISLLPPGVGRALKPGESIEL; this is encoded by the coding sequence ATGAAAATCAGCTACCACGGCCATTCGGTTGTCCGCATTGAGACGAACGGAAAAACGATTTTGATCGACCCGTTCATCACCGGCAATACGACGACCGATTTAAACGCAGCGGATGTGAAAGCGGATGTCATTTTGTTGACTCATGGGCACGGGGATCATGTCGGCGATACGGTGGAGATCGCAAAGCGGAACAACGCCCTTGTCGTGGCGACGTTTGAGTTGGCGACGTATTTAAGCTGGCAAGGCGTCGAGACGTTTGGCATGAACATCGGCGGGGCGCGCGAATTTGACTTTGGCACGGTCAAGTTTACGCAGGCGTTCCACAGTTCCGGGTTTGTGACGAATGACAAGCAAATCATTTATTTAGGCATGCCGACCGGCATTTTGTTCACTGCCGAAGGCAAAACGATTTACCATGCCGGCGACACCGGACTGTTTTCCGACATGAAACTGATCGGCGAGCGCCATCACATCGATGTCGCTTTCCTGCCGATTGGGGACAGCTTCACGATGGGGCCGGAAGATGCGGCTGTTGCCGCCGAGTGGCTCGGAGCCAAACTGGTCGTGCCGATCCATTACAACACGTTCCCGCCGATTGCCCAAGATCCCGAGCGGTTCATCTCGCTCCTTCCGCCGGGCGTTGGCCGCGCGTTGAAACCAGGAGAAAGCATCGAGCTGTAA
- the accA gene encoding acetyl-CoA carboxylase carboxyl transferase subunit alpha, translated as MVAELEFEKPLVELRRKIQELKEFMKTADVDLSAEIEKLEARLAKLENEIYANLTPWDRVQIARHPQRPTTLDYIERLFTNFLECHGDRCFGDDEAIVGGIAKYDGLPVTVIGHQRGKDTKENLRRNFGMPHPEGYRKALRLMKQAEKFSRPIICFIDTKGAYPGKAAEERGQSEAIARNLFEMAGLTVPVVCIVIGEGGSGGALALGVGNHIHMLENSTYSVISPEGAAAILWKDASLAQRAAETMKITAHDLKALGVIDEIIPEVKGGAHRDADEQAKEIDRVLRRSLKQLLALDGEELVRQRYEKFKQMGQVSFLPETIRAR; from the coding sequence ATGGTGGCGGAATTAGAATTCGAAAAACCGCTTGTCGAGCTGCGCCGCAAAATTCAAGAGTTGAAAGAGTTCATGAAAACGGCAGACGTTGACTTATCGGCGGAAATCGAAAAGCTTGAGGCGCGCCTCGCCAAGCTGGAAAACGAGATTTATGCGAATTTGACGCCATGGGATCGCGTGCAAATCGCCCGCCATCCGCAGCGGCCGACGACGCTCGATTACATCGAGCGGCTGTTTACGAACTTTCTTGAGTGCCACGGCGACCGCTGCTTTGGCGATGACGAAGCGATCGTCGGCGGCATCGCCAAATACGATGGACTCCCCGTGACGGTCATCGGCCACCAGCGCGGCAAAGATACGAAAGAAAATTTGCGCCGCAACTTTGGCATGCCGCATCCGGAAGGATACCGGAAGGCGCTGCGGCTCATGAAACAGGCGGAAAAGTTTTCTCGGCCGATCATCTGCTTTATCGACACGAAAGGCGCCTATCCGGGGAAAGCGGCGGAAGAGCGCGGGCAAAGCGAGGCGATCGCCCGCAACTTGTTTGAAATGGCGGGGCTCACCGTGCCGGTTGTCTGCATCGTCATCGGAGAGGGCGGAAGCGGCGGGGCGCTGGCGCTTGGCGTCGGCAACCATATTCATATGCTGGAAAACTCCACGTACTCGGTCATCTCGCCGGAAGGGGCGGCGGCGATTTTGTGGAAAGACGCCTCATTGGCGCAGCGGGCGGCGGAAACGATGAAAATCACCGCCCATGACTTAAAAGCGCTTGGCGTCATTGATGAAATCATCCCAGAAGTGAAAGGCGGCGCTCACCGCGACGCTGACGAGCAGGCAAAGGAAATTGACCGCGTGCTGCGTCGTTCGCTCAAGCAGCTGTTGGCGCTTGACGGCGAAGAGCTCGTCCGGCAGCGCTACGAAAAATTTAAACAAATGGGCCAAGTGTCGTTTTTGCCGGAAACGATTCGGGCAAGATAG
- a CDS encoding YtpI family protein produces the protein MPALVIFIIFSFSFYVYYKIRYVRSERPIERRFLSAKSSMALGLFVALFGINQLFLYQTMVTYIISAIFIILGFGSVWAGYRAYRYYLPQAVEEAEEAAKQR, from the coding sequence ATGCCAGCCCTGGTTATTTTCATTATATTTTCCTTTTCGTTTTACGTCTATTATAAAATCCGCTACGTCCGTTCCGAACGTCCGATCGAGCGCCGCTTTCTCTCGGCGAAATCGAGCATGGCGCTCGGACTGTTCGTCGCCTTGTTCGGGATCAACCAATTGTTTTTGTATCAGACAATGGTGACGTATATCATCTCCGCCATTTTTATCATCTTAGGCTTCGGCAGCGTCTGGGCCGGCTACCGCGCCTACCGCTACTACTTGCCGCAGGCGGTCGAAGAGGCGGAGGAGGCGGCCAAACAAAGGTAA
- the accD gene encoding acetyl-CoA carboxylase, carboxyltransferase subunit beta: MWKDLFGKKKKYAPLPSEQVRHEVPEGVMTKCPQCKKIMYTKELVKNLRVCLSCGYHHPMPARERIASLLDDGSFREYDADMISVNPLGFPGYIEKLEEDRRKSGLNEAVVTGEGTLDGHPLVIAVMDSSFRMGSMGSVVGEKITRAVERAREQQMPFLIFTASGGARMQEGVLSLMQMAKTSAALKRFSNDGGLFISVMTHPTTGGVSASFASLGDYNFAEPGALIGFAGRRVIEQTVREELPEDFQTAEFLLKHGQLDAVIHRHELKETLAVVLDLHQKGGEEGWWRN, encoded by the coding sequence GTGTGGAAAGACTTGTTTGGGAAAAAGAAAAAGTATGCACCGCTGCCTTCAGAACAAGTGAGGCATGAAGTGCCGGAGGGCGTGATGACGAAATGTCCGCAATGCAAGAAAATTATGTATACAAAAGAGTTGGTCAAAAACTTGCGCGTTTGCCTAAGCTGCGGCTACCATCACCCGATGCCGGCGCGTGAACGGATTGCAAGCCTTCTGGATGACGGCAGCTTCCGCGAGTATGACGCCGATATGATCTCGGTCAATCCGCTCGGCTTTCCGGGCTACATAGAAAAACTGGAAGAAGACCGGCGCAAGTCGGGACTGAACGAGGCGGTCGTCACCGGCGAAGGGACGCTTGACGGCCATCCGCTCGTCATTGCCGTCATGGATTCGTCGTTCCGCATGGGCAGCATGGGATCGGTTGTCGGCGAAAAAATCACCCGCGCCGTCGAGCGGGCGCGTGAACAGCAGATGCCGTTTCTCATTTTCACCGCTTCCGGCGGCGCCCGCATGCAAGAAGGGGTGTTAAGCCTCATGCAAATGGCGAAAACGAGCGCGGCGCTCAAACGGTTCAGCAACGACGGCGGCTTGTTCATCTCCGTCATGACCCATCCGACGACCGGCGGTGTATCGGCGAGCTTTGCCTCGCTTGGGGATTATAACTTTGCCGAACCGGGGGCGCTCATTGGTTTTGCCGGCCGCCGCGTCATCGAGCAGACGGTGCGCGAAGAGCTGCCGGAAGACTTCCAGACGGCGGAGTTTTTGCTGAAGCACGGGCAGTTGGATGCTGTCATTCACCGCCACGAGCTGAAAGAAACGCTTGCGGTCGTCTTGGATCTTCATCAAAAAGGAGGGGAAGAGGGATGGTGGCGGAATTAG
- the dnaE gene encoding DNA polymerase III subunit alpha, whose protein sequence is MFVHLHVLSGYSLFQSAATVEALVARAKQLGYQALALTDRNVLYGAVSFYRECQRHGIRPIIGMTADVALFGDEAFPLVLLAANEEGYRHLLEISTMMQMGETKYVEEAALVRLSGGIIAITPGSEGRVESLVAAGEWERAKEALVRYQRLFPGRLYVAVQRGEQTRALYEAGLLQLAEETGVPIVATNDVRYVERSDAVAWRCLQAIDRGALLADIEDDDSRYLAGREEMARRFADLPEALKNSLAIADQCELQIEFGGWRLPAYPVPDGETADRYLRSLCEQGLARRVPSADERYRRRLAHELDIIQSLHFSDYFLIVADVVDYARRRGILTGPGRGSAAGSLVAYALSITDVDPIKYGLLFERFLNPERVSVPDIDLDFPDDRREEVIRYVADKYGRDRVAQIITFGTFGAKAALRETAKALGIPVGEVEQIASLLPNKPNVTLRQWHAESAAFRRAMAAVPQGEEWFAVAQKLEGLPRHTSIHAAGVIISPEPLVRLVPLQPSHGEWPLTQYAMGALEALGLLKIDFLGLRTLTLIGQIARLIERQTGKPFDIRTLPLDDKKTYALLGAGDTNGVFQLESSGMKRILAELQPSEFEDVVAVNALYRPGPMQMIPVYIRRKRGEEPVEYIHPDLAPILAPTYGVLIYQEQIMQIAARLAGFSLGQADVLRRAVAKKEKALLDERRQAFIAGCAANGYPQEIAEELYQHIARFADYGFNRSHAVSYARLSYAMAYMKAHHPLCFYAVMLDGASGDREKAALYYREAAHKGIRVLSPSVNESGVHASIEGGAIRLGLAMVKQVGQAAKVIVRERNANGPFADFFDFAVRLLPKGLGRPALEALISVGAFDEFGTDRASLLASIDVAIEHAQWVQALQAGGLSLKPKCADAPPLSPAERRRREAEFLGFAVTPHPAVVLRPLLQAAGAAPVAEVQRSSAFVGGSIIRLRKTRTKFGEEMAFLTVSDESGELEAVAFPAVYHRASDELKEGNFVLLAGTVDARGGRPQLIIRRAERLTASALYIDVSRQDKERLAALKPLLERHRGRTPVYLYDEAKRKLLRLPERYAADLTALLVDELLSLFGFGRVAVK, encoded by the coding sequence ATGTTCGTCCACTTGCATGTGTTGAGCGGATACAGTTTGTTTCAAAGTGCGGCGACGGTGGAGGCGCTTGTAGCGAGGGCGAAGCAACTTGGCTATCAAGCGCTTGCGCTCACTGACCGGAATGTGCTGTATGGCGCCGTTTCCTTTTACCGGGAATGCCAGCGCCACGGCATCCGCCCGATCATCGGCATGACGGCTGATGTCGCTCTTTTTGGGGACGAGGCGTTTCCGCTCGTGCTGTTGGCCGCCAATGAAGAGGGATACCGGCATTTGCTTGAAATCAGCACCATGATGCAAATGGGGGAAACAAAGTATGTTGAGGAAGCTGCTCTTGTACGTTTAAGCGGTGGAATCATCGCCATCACTCCCGGAAGCGAGGGACGCGTCGAGTCGCTTGTGGCCGCTGGGGAATGGGAGCGGGCGAAAGAGGCGCTTGTTCGCTACCAGCGGTTGTTTCCTGGACGGCTGTATGTCGCCGTTCAGCGCGGCGAGCAAACGCGCGCCCTGTATGAAGCAGGGTTGTTGCAACTGGCGGAGGAAACTGGCGTGCCGATCGTGGCAACGAACGACGTCCGTTATGTGGAGCGCAGTGATGCCGTGGCGTGGCGCTGTTTGCAGGCCATCGACCGCGGCGCGCTGCTCGCTGACATTGAGGACGATGACAGCCGCTATTTGGCGGGGCGAGAGGAGATGGCGCGGCGGTTTGCCGACTTGCCCGAGGCGCTGAAGAACAGCTTGGCGATCGCTGATCAATGCGAGCTGCAGATCGAGTTTGGCGGCTGGCGGCTGCCGGCGTACCCCGTTCCGGACGGAGAAACGGCCGACCGTTATTTGCGCAGCCTGTGCGAACAAGGGCTCGCCCGCCGTGTGCCGTCGGCCGATGAGCGCTATCGGCGGCGCCTCGCGCATGAGCTTGACATCATTCAGTCGCTTCATTTCAGCGACTATTTTTTGATCGTCGCCGATGTGGTCGACTACGCCCGCCGGCGCGGCATCTTAACCGGCCCGGGCCGAGGTTCGGCGGCCGGGTCTCTCGTCGCCTATGCTCTGTCAATCACCGACGTTGACCCGATCAAGTACGGACTTTTGTTTGAACGGTTTTTAAACCCGGAGCGGGTGTCGGTGCCTGATATTGACCTCGATTTTCCCGATGACCGGCGCGAGGAAGTGATTCGCTATGTGGCAGATAAATACGGGCGCGATCGCGTCGCGCAAATCATTACGTTCGGCACGTTCGGCGCCAAGGCGGCGCTGCGCGAGACGGCCAAAGCGCTTGGCATCCCTGTGGGGGAGGTGGAACAGATCGCTTCACTGCTGCCGAACAAACCAAATGTGACGCTCCGCCAATGGCATGCCGAGTCCGCCGCGTTTCGCCGCGCGATGGCTGCCGTTCCTCAAGGGGAAGAATGGTTCGCTGTCGCGCAAAAACTGGAAGGGCTGCCGCGCCATACGTCGATTCACGCCGCCGGCGTCATCATCAGCCCGGAGCCGCTTGTGCGCCTTGTGCCGTTGCAGCCAAGCCATGGCGAATGGCCGTTGACGCAATACGCCATGGGGGCGCTTGAAGCGCTCGGATTGTTGAAAATTGACTTTCTCGGTTTGCGCACGCTCACGTTGATCGGGCAGATCGCGCGCTTGATCGAGCGGCAGACGGGAAAGCCGTTTGACATCCGCACGCTGCCGCTCGATGATAAAAAAACGTACGCACTGCTTGGCGCTGGGGATACAAACGGCGTTTTCCAGCTCGAATCAAGCGGGATGAAACGCATTCTCGCCGAGCTGCAGCCGTCCGAGTTTGAAGATGTCGTCGCCGTCAATGCTTTGTATCGACCGGGGCCGATGCAAATGATCCCCGTTTACATCCGGCGCAAGCGCGGCGAGGAGCCGGTCGAGTACATCCATCCCGACCTTGCGCCGATTTTGGCGCCGACATACGGGGTATTGATCTATCAGGAGCAAATTATGCAAATCGCCGCCCGGCTTGCCGGCTTTTCGCTCGGACAAGCGGACGTGCTGCGCCGGGCGGTGGCGAAAAAAGAAAAAGCGCTGCTTGATGAGCGGCGCCAGGCGTTTATCGCCGGTTGCGCGGCGAACGGCTATCCGCAAGAAATCGCTGAAGAATTGTATCAGCACATCGCCCGTTTCGCCGATTACGGCTTCAACCGAAGCCACGCGGTCAGCTATGCGCGGTTGTCCTATGCCATGGCTTATATGAAAGCCCATCACCCGCTCTGTTTTTATGCGGTCATGCTTGATGGCGCTTCCGGAGACCGGGAAAAAGCCGCGTTGTACTATCGGGAGGCGGCGCATAAAGGCATCCGCGTTCTCTCGCCATCGGTCAATGAAAGCGGGGTTCATGCTTCGATCGAAGGGGGCGCCATTCGCCTGGGGCTCGCGATGGTCAAGCAAGTCGGCCAAGCGGCGAAGGTGATTGTCCGAGAGCGGAACGCGAACGGGCCGTTTGCTGATTTCTTCGATTTCGCCGTCCGCCTGCTGCCAAAAGGCCTCGGGCGCCCGGCGCTCGAGGCGCTGATTTCCGTTGGGGCGTTTGACGAGTTCGGCACAGATCGGGCTTCGCTTCTTGCCAGCATTGACGTTGCGATCGAACATGCGCAATGGGTTCAGGCGCTGCAAGCCGGAGGGCTGTCGTTAAAGCCGAAATGCGCTGATGCGCCTCCCCTATCGCCGGCTGAGCGGCGTCGGCGGGAAGCGGAGTTTCTTGGCTTCGCCGTCACCCCGCACCCGGCGGTGGTGCTTCGCCCGTTGCTGCAAGCGGCTGGAGCGGCGCCTGTTGCTGAGGTGCAACGGTCGTCGGCGTTTGTCGGCGGATCAATCATCCGTCTGCGGAAAACGAGAACGAAATTTGGTGAAGAGATGGCGTTTCTGACGGTGAGCGATGAAAGTGGGGAATTGGAGGCGGTGGCGTTTCCGGCCGTTTATCACCGGGCGTCCGATGAACTCAAGGAAGGAAATTTCGTGTTGCTTGCTGGAACGGTCGACGCGCGTGGCGGACGGCCCCAGCTCATCATCCGCCGAGCCGAACGCTTGACGGCGTCGGCGCTGTATATCGACGTCAGCCGCCAAGACAAAGAGCGTCTTGCCGCGCTGAAGCCGCTGTTGGAACGACACCGAGGCCGCACCCCGGTGTATTTGTACGACGAAGCAAAGCGGAAGCTTCTCCGTCTTCCCGAACGGTACGCGGCCGATCTCACCGCGCTGCTTGTCGATGAACTGCTTTCCTTGTTCGGCTTCGGACGCGTGGCCGTCAAGTAA